TTCCTCCACGTACGGTCCCTTCTTGATGGATCGCCCCACGTCGAAACCCCTTTTCCTTTATTTTCCGCGCCGCTTGACGATGTACTTGTCGGTCGACGGATTCTTGCGCGTCTTGTATCCCTTCGTCGGCTTCCCCCACGGGGTGCAGGGATGCCGGCCTCCGGACGATCGGCCCTCGCCGCCGCCGTGCGGGTGATCGACGGGGTTCATGACGACGCCCCGGACCGTCGGGCGGATACCTTTCCACCGATTGCGGCCCGCCTTGCCGATCGACACCTTTTCATGGTCGACGTTTCCGACCTGCCCGATCGTCGCCATGCACTCGATGAAGACAAGCCGGACCTCGCCCGAGGCGAGGCGAAGGTGCGCGTACGACCCCTCCTTGGCCAGGATCTGCGCGACCGAACCGGCGGACCGGGCGATCTGTCCACCTTTCCCGACCTTGAGTTCGATGTTGTGCACGAGCGTCCCGACCGGGATGTTGCGGATCGGGAGGGCGTTTCCGGGCTTGATGTCGGCGCCGGCGCCCGAAAGAACCTTGTCTCCGACCGAAATCCCGATCGGACAGAGGATGTACCGCTTCTCCCCGTCCGCGTAGTTCAGCAGCGCAAGGCGCGCGGACCGGTTCGGGTCATATTCGATGGCCGCGACGGTCGCCGGGACGTCCTTCTTGTTTCTCTTGAAGTCGACGATCCGGTACCTGCGCTTGTGTCCCCCGCCGCGGTGCCACACCGTGGTCTCGCCGAGGTTGTTCCTCCCGCCGTTTCCCGAAAGACTCTCCGTCAGCGCGCGTTCGGGCTTCTTTTTCGTCAGATCGTCCATGATGAGGACGGTCATGCCCCTTCGCCCAGGGGAGGTCGGCTTGTACTTCCGGATGCCCATCGCAGTCTCTCCTTAAAAGAACGGCGCTAGCGAAGCGCCCGTCAGACGCCTTCGAAAAACTCGATCTTGTCGCCCGCCTTCAGCACGACCACGGCCTT
The nucleotide sequence above comes from Deltaproteobacteria bacterium. Encoded proteins:
- the rplB gene encoding 50S ribosomal protein L2; the protein is MGIRKYKPTSPGRRGMTVLIMDDLTKKKPERALTESLSGNGGRNNLGETTVWHRGGGHKRRYRIVDFKRNKKDVPATVAAIEYDPNRSARLALLNYADGEKRYILCPIGISVGDKVLSGAGADIKPGNALPIRNIPVGTLVHNIELKVGKGGQIARSAGSVAQILAKEGSYAHLRLASGEVRLVFIECMATIGQVGNVDHEKVSIGKAGRNRWKGIRPTVRGVVMNPVDHPHGGGEGRSSGGRHPCTPWGKPTKGYKTRKNPSTDKYIVKRRGK